The region AACAAATTATGAACTTTCCGCAATGGTTTCCATATTCACATCACACAACCCCATATGTATTCcctttcatcccatcatgATTATgcatccccacccccacgctaaaccctcctcccctgcgCCAACAACTCCGACACCTTCGGCGGCAACACCAATGCACTCCTGTCATTCCTCCTGTAAAAGTCCACCAGCGCCACCGCCGTCTTCTCAGGCAAGTCCTCATGAATAAAGTGCCCCGCCTCAGGAAACACCTGGAGAGCATATTTCCCTATTTTTGTTTCTGTCAGCAACCATCACCTCTCATTTCTCACGTATAGAAAGGTAAAACACACCCTGCATCTGCCCAATAGTCAACTCGGTATCCAACCTATCCGTCCCCGCCAAAAGCAACATCTTccccgcccccttccccaaccccgtcGCCCCTTGCCCCAAAAACTTCTTGCTCAATCCCACAAACCACCCTTGCCAAAACGGCTGGGTAGAACTAAGATCCGTCCGCCATTTCCACGGTTTTGACACCTTCGTTGAGggtggctgttgctgtggttgtgtggttgtggtggtggtatcgACTAATAGAGCAGGGACACTAACCCTCGCACTGACGCTATTTCTTATTGTTCGTGACCTAACATGCCATTCGATGCCTTCCTTTAATGAATGAAACCCCTGTGGCCGGGTGCTGAGGTATGTCTGCATTGACTGCAAGGCGTCTAGGGCTGAGCCTTCGACAACATCGAGTACTGCGTATCCCAGTAGGGAAACtgaagggggaagaaggggttggtAGGCGAGTTCGGTGACGACGGCTCCGCCTAGAGAATGGCCTACTAGGatgagaggggggatgtCAGGCCAGGACATGGCTTTGGCCGTGAGGAGGATTGCATTGCAGAGGTCTTGGGATAGAGTaccgagggagaggttggttggttcgttggggctgggggtggtgatggttgttaGGCCGTGGCCGCGGGcgtcgagggagaggatgccgGCTGAGGGGAGACGTTTGCGAATTTCAGAGCCGAGGACGGCgaaggagagggcggaggagccGGCGCCGTGGTGGGTTACGAAGAGGGGACCGCCGGTGGATGGTTTGGCTCCTGGTgctgggttgttggtggttgaaggggtAGGGGGATcaggggaggtgaggtagACGTGGTAGGTTATGGTCCCGTCtgttgagaggagggagagttcACGTTCAAAGTAGGTTGTCCAGGGGATTGGGTCTAGGGACGAGCGGGTTGGAACTCTGAGGAGGGTGTTAGTTAGAAGTTGATATCAGAATCGGTGAGTTAGGGTGAACATACCCTTGTGGCCTTGCAAACAGAGCTCTACCCGGTGATGGGATTACTGTGCCTGTTGATGAGACTGAAGATGCTGACGAGGAGTCGTCATCttgtgggtggtttgggatAGATGAGAGAGATCCAAACtggtcttcatcttcttcatccagcTCATTGAAGTCGGGAAGACCAACAGGTGGCTGTAATGTCGTTGCTGGGATTGGCATTGCCGTGGTCCCCATGGCTTGGCTTGGTGCGTAGGCGTGCGCTTGCATCGTGTTGGAAAGTCTTGCTTTTGCCCACTTCTTCTGCAACTCGCTCATGATCTGCCTCTTCCCAGACGTTGATACAAGCCTTGCTCCCCttacacctcctccttcctggTGGGATTTCCCTTGTATTCTTTTTTCTCGGCCGGGGCTTTGATGGTTCACGATGAATGGCGccaagcaaaaaaagaatgTCAAATCTCAGTGGTACAGACCGTCAGCAAGAATAGAAGTAGTCAATTTGATATCACACGACTCGATGTATCGTGTGACAGGCCGAGTTGGTCGTTGGTGTGGTTGCTTGATGATTGATCATTAGGTGCTGTTCATACAATTGGGAGAGTGAGGTCATTGGTTGTCAGCGCCCAAAGTTTGCGCACTGTGGTGCCCCTCAGGCATGTGTGGGCAACCCCGTACCAAAGGCCCTCGTTTACAGTGCCAAAAGATTATGGAGTTACTGTCCTAGATGTGATCTCTTGATTCTTCAAATTTGAAGCTGCACAACATCTTTCCAACACCCCAATCAAGTGTCTTTCGCCTCTATTTGTACACTTGACATTTCTTGTGTTCTTACTCAAGTCTTTTTCTGGAGAATGACGGTGTTACTCGATGGCTTTGTGGAACTTGACCCAACTTTAAGGAAGAACATTTCGACTTTGAAGTTGGCCAACCGAAGTCGGTACCACCTACCCAAGCAGCGTTCAAGTCGATGCATTAATGCATGAATGATGGCTGTGCACGGGACAGGCGATCCCCTCTCTGGGTGCCCAGGGTTTCCCACTTCGGATGAAGTCATATCGTTGGCTGAGATGTCAAAGTCTGATGCACTTTGCATTCGAGAATTCCTGCACTTTTGATGTTCGCTGCGGGGTCAAGGGGTCAGGGGGGATCTCGGGGAGTACAGGCTATGATGCACAATACTTTTGTCGGGAGAAAGTAAGCAAAGGATTCTTTTTCCACGTGTTGAAACAAGCTGACCGTCTTGGGAATGCCTCTGGAGGTAGTTGTCAAGGGCAGACAACATGCCAGTTCACGAAGACATATGCCGTCCCAGGAATACCGCAGGGCTGTCGAATCTGCCACGCGCTTCCGTCAATATAAAGTCTTGAACACTACACTACCAGGACATGACAGCGGGTGTTGACATCAGTTCTTTTCGCCCACTTCAAAGTTTCATGCATCGTAAAAATGTACCAGAGACGCTATCGCTAAACCAACTTTCGGACCCCCACAGCCAATCGGTAGCCAATTGCCCGCCGCAGAGCCGCCCAAGAGGTTGCAAAGCACTGTGCAGGGGTCTTCCACCCAGCGCCCCTTTGCCGCTAAGGTTTCAGATGGCCTCCAGGTCCTCGACCCGCACCCTCGGTTCTCCCCGTTCGCTCCccctcttcgcctcctccacagcccGTCGTCGAGGCCCAGGAGACCTCCAGAGTCAATCGACTGGTCAAGGGATCGCCGAAATGCTCGGGTGTTCGTGACGAGGCCAATAGAACTTGACACCTGCCAGCAGGATGCAGTCCCATTCGACAACAGAACCTGTCAAGAATTTGCCCTGAAGCTAGGGATTGCTTAtgtctgtttttttttgcccATCGCCAGGGCAGCTTTCTCCAGTCCCGTTTCAGATACCCGCTGGGTCCCGTCTCCTTCATGTCTGCCCCCCCTGTTGATCCATTTTGATCCCTATCAACAAGCCGTCTCTCGCTTTTCCCTCTTTCTGGCCTTCTTTCGTTTCCCCATTTCTGGCTTTTTGGGCCAACAACCGTATATCGACACTTGTGTTGAAAACAGCTTCACTTTCACAgttctccctcctcgaggGGCAACTTGTTtgccctctttctttcttttctcctcACCATCTTTTCATTCTTTCCAGGTTGATCCTTGGCCAGTTATTTTGAATGCCTCTCTTTTAGACTACCACGATTTTCACTTCTTCGATTCTTAACTTATTCCGGACCGGTTTCGAGGAATTTACATATCAAACCCTATTGACTAGATCTCAGACGTGAAGGGGACGATATATCGAAGAAGGGAGAAGCAGTTGCGAACTGGACATTCAGCAAAACTAGAAGGGCGGATAAGGAAGATATACCGACGACAGAGCACTCGCTGCACACGATTTTTCATTCGATCATTTACACCAACATTTCATTAAACGacttgaaaagaaaaaggggaaatGATGAAGACGTGGATTTTTAGGACAGGTTTGGCCGGTTTGGCTCTGGCGAATGGAGTACTCGGCGCGGATATTCTCGAGACAGTAGGATTCAGCAACTGCAACGGCACTGCTGCAGTTTCGGTACAAAGGGTCAACATCAAGTACAACAACGAGGACAAATCAGTAACCTTCGATGTGGCCGGCTCGAGCTCGCAGATTCAGAATGTCACAGCCGTCTTGAACGTCACGGCTTACGGTCAGAACATCTACTCGAACGCTTTCGATCCATGCGATGCCGCCACCTTTGTTGACCAGTTGTGCCCCGTTCCCGCGGGCACTTTTTCCGCCAAGGGCACGCAAAAGATTCCCGAGGAGTTTGCCAACTTGGTTCCAGCTATCGCGTTTCAGATTCCCGATATTGCGGCCATGGCTACGTTGCAGCTTCAGTCCAAGGAGTCCGGTGAGAGGGTAGCGTGTCTGGAGGCTCAGGTGAGCAACGGCAAGACTGCCGTTGTCCCTGCCGTTTCCTacgttgctgctggtgttgctggggcTGCTTTGATCATGAGCGGCATCTCTGCTGCTGGAGCGGCCTTCTCAGGTGCCAGTGCTGCGGCAAGCGGTGCCAGTGCTGGTGGTATGGGGACTATCAGCCCCAGCTTCACTGAGGTCTTTGGCTGGTTTCAGGGCATGGCCATGAACGGTATGATGTCGGTCAACTACCCCAACGTTTACCGAAGCTTCTCTCAGAACTTCGGCTTCTCGACCGGTCTCGTGCCCTGGACACAGATGCAGCTTTCCATCGATCAGTTCCGCAACATGACTGGAGGCAACTTGACAGAAGACAGCGTCGAGTTCTTGAGAGGTGCTACTTTGGTGTACCCGGATGGTTCGTCCTCGACACCTTCCGGCTCGGCTCTCGTGAAGAGGGCATTCGACAACTTTGTTCACCTTGCCAGACGTCAGATCGAGGGTATCGAGACCAgcgtcaacaccaccgagcCCGGTGTTGTGCCCGAAGGTGGTGCTCCCACCGAGACTATCCGCGTGGCTGTCACCGGCATGCAAGCCTACGTCCAGGAGCTCTCCGTCCCCAAGTCCAACACCTTCATGACTGTACTCCTCATTGTGGCTCTTGTCATCGCCGTCATCGTTGTGggcgtcctcctcgtcaagaTCATTCTCGAGTTCTGGGCTCTCTTCGGCAGCTTCCCAAAGTCATTATCTGGCTTCCGCAAGCATTACTGGGGCTCCATTGGCCGCGCCATCACTCACTTGATTCTTCTGCTCTATGGCGTGTGGGTTCTGTACTGCGTCTTTCAATTTACCAACGGAGACTCCTGGGCGGCCAAGACCCTGGCTGGtatcaccctcttcctcttcaccgGCATTCTtgcctttttctccttcAACATCTGGCGCACAGCCCGGAGActcaagaagcaggagggCGACGTTGCAGGGTTGTACGACGACAAGAGCATCTGGGTCAAGTACAGCTTGTTCTACGAGTCCTATCGCAAGGGCTGCTGGTGGATTTTCGTGCCCACCATCATTTACATGTTTGCCAAGGGTTTCGCTCTGGCTGCCACTGACGGCAATGGCATGGTGCAGACGTCTGCCCAGCTCATCATCGAGGGCGTCATGCTCATCGTTCTGATCTGGAGTCGCCCCTACGAGCGCAAGTCGAGCAACGtgatcaacatcaccattcAGGTTGTCCGCGTTCTCTCGGTTGTCTGCATCTTTGTCTTTGTTGAGCAATTTGGCATCGCCCAAACCACCCAGACTGTGGCCGGTGTCGTCTTGATCGCTGTGCAGTCTGCTCTGACGGGCATCCTCGCCATTCTGATTGCCTGGAACGCGATCAGTGCCTGCTGCAAGAAGAACCCGCACAGACAAAGAAGAAAGGAGATGGGTATGTCATTTCTTATTTACCCCTCTCAGGATCGAGTTCTTGCTAACATGGCTCCCCAGAAAAAATGCAACGCGACACCCTCACCCCACTGGATGCGCGCAActctctccttctcgacCGTGAGAAGACGGCGCAGTCTGATCTTACCGACTCCTTCTCCCTGCTCAAGACGGGTGCTCCCCTGGGCACTGTTGACATGAAGCAGTCCCTGACTCGTCCCGTGTCTTCGGCTTCGTCAAGATACACGCCGCCCCCTACCCAGCCGCAACATACCCGTGATGGTAGCAATGATAGCTCCTACTTCCGCAGCAACAACCGGGAAAGCAGGCAGCCAAGGCTACCAATCTCAGTCAATGGTACGGTGTACCATTCGCACCCCAACCCATACGGAGGAGGTGCTATGGGGTATGGAGGTGGAGGCCACGGGCCAGGAGGGGGGTATGGATATCGGGGATGATCTGAGTGACGCGAAATGTGGCCGAAAACAagtttgtttgttgagaaCTAGAACTGGAGGATGTAAGGGTGGATGAGATGACGACAACCTACTACCAATGCCTtgtatttttattttatcaTCTTCTTGATTTATTGTTTTTGAAACGATATCTCTCATTATTTGCTAGCCTAGCATTCATAGCTATACCCGATATGTAAATCACCATCATTAAACACTATTCACCAGGCTTCCAAAAAGACTGTTGAGGTACTGTTATTGAAAATTGTCAGGTTACCCCATTGCTTCAGGTTACTTGGCTTGCGGTCAAATCATCTTATCTCCTACCGTGTACAATACCCGGAAGCAGGCAGGCTTTCCTTTGAGATACTGTGCCTCGTCCACCAACGAAAGTGCTATCTACCTACCCGTCATTCATCAAGATCTGGCCAGAACACCACCAAACGTAGTCTTACGTTATAAGCGTGGATCAATGCCCTCGCGCATGCCCGTCTCCCCGTCCACGCCTCCATTACATGTCGGTGTTATTATCATGCCATTCATGTCCCCTGTCTATCGCCGACATCTCCAACAAACCGTTCTGACAGGGAGAAAAAAGCATGGCTCACCACGCATATCACGTCACACGACGTATCTCCCGACCGCATTTTCCACCTTTCCCTCTTGCCCGGCCCAGCCCCCCCAGACACAGCCTAGAACCTTACagccccccccctctccttgaTAGGTAGGTATACCAAAAGCCGTCATCCCGAAGAGACAACCGAACCAACCCGTAGAGGGTTACCGAGTTCATTAACCGCCCGTCAGCCAACCATTCAGCCCATCAGACCAACTTGACGTCTGACAACAACCAAGATTTCCCTTTTCCATCCCAAAAAAAGGTTCTAGACCTTCACAGACCGCCcgcaaccacccaccccccttgcAGCTGCATGACAGTAGAAAAAATCCAAACATGCAGATCGAAAAATCCCATGGTCATCGAATACGGGATTTGTGATGTTTTCTTGATTGACTTGTCAACTTCCCATACATAATCAAGATAGCTATTTCCTCATTCGTAACCCATTGCCAGACATCACCTTTTTTCTTATCCCATAGCTCTGAACATGCTAGAAAAGTAAAATCGCAAATCTCGatccccttttccccccttaTGATGTGTTTTGAAAGATTCTGGACTCAACAGTGACGTCGTCATATACACAAACCAACCTACCACCATCACACAATCGAGCAAGAAAAggcaaccaaccaaccctcaCACAACAGCTTCACTCATCATTCTGTTATCATCCATCTCCCAAACGTACCTATCCCATCACACAGACGCACAAACACTCAACATCTGTCCCACACAAAACTTCCATCATTCATGTCCCCCCCCCAAGCCGAACCCATCACTTGTCAATGAGTGACGATGATATCAGAACTCTTATATCACCAAAAACCAACTAATAAACCAGTTTATACAAGTCGTAGATACCTATCCGTTCTACCTATCCAACCGTTTTACCTTCTCATCAAAActcatccatccccccctcccagaaaAGTCAATGACGCGCTCTGCGGGGCAAGCATAAGACATACCAAGGGGCAACCTACCACGGAGACAGGTCCGCAAAAAACACAATCATCGAGATCTTCTttctcccacccacccctcgcTTAACCCTACCTACCTCCAGCAGATATGTCCCGTCAAGCGGAATAAAACCGAAACTCCATGAACCCCCCTATCCGGACGGAGCCCATCTCTCGTTCAAGATCGACAAAACCTGCAAGTCCGATATTGACACGAATAGTGggtcctcccctccctcccgtcgcgaagagggtgggagggatCATGAATATGTCCTTGAAAAGCAGGATATTGTACGCCCATAAGCCTGATGTACAAGCCAATAGAAAACACATGACGAATTGTCCCAGTTTCATTAACATTGCCCTTTTTGTtctggaaaagaaaatgagATGTATGTACAAAATTGTCATCGCTGTGTACGGGTCCCATCTCAAAAATGCCGTACTTGAGATACCCAGTCGAATAAAATCCCAAATACATGGTAATATATAGTGGTCCAAATTAGCAGGTGCGTGTTGCCCGCCACATGCCACCCAAGGGTATAATGCAACCAATATaaaccaaaaaagaaacgTCTCAACAGCGAGAGGTGACCCCTTTTCTATTGGGCTCGACGGTTGACAATCTCGCCGGCTTGCAGTAACGCGCTCATACCGTCGAGTCTGGCGGCATCTGGGTTCCCagcttggggatggggatgtcTGGACTGTCGAGGATGAGCTGGTGCTTGAGCTGATGCTAGCGAGGGGTAACCCACGCTGGAGGAATGTGCGGTTACTGGCGGTTGCGAAAGGACGGGCCTGGCATAACCTTTGGCATTGGCATCCATGTCAGTATTTTTCCGATCtttggatggatgggaggcGCACCATTAATTGCTGGCAAAGTACCGGCACCACTGGGGTATGGGCCACCCTGAAAGATATGTGGCGGTCGTTGCTGTAGGGGGTactgttggtgttgctgctggctgaGATCGAAATGGTCTGGTTTCGATGTCAGCAGCGCGTGTATTGGCAGCTGGCCATCGACTGGCGTTCTTGGCTGGCCAAAAGGCGAGCCCGAGGATGTGCTCCCAGACGTCGACTGCTCGCTCTTGAGGGTTGGTGGCCGGCTATCGCCACCCTCGATGCGGCCTGGGTGGCCGTTTGGGCTTGGTAGAGGCTCGCGCGGGAACCGATACCCATTCATCTCGACCGAGTGCATTCCACCTGGAAATCTCTGACCTTCGAAAACGTCCGACAAGGATGGGAGGTGCCTCTGCATGTTGGGTGGCTCGTCCCTCCAATTTTGGGTTCGTTGACTCGGTGCCTCCATCGAGTTGAGCGCGGGGGATCGTTCGTGGCGCTCGGTTTTGCTGATCGTGGGCGAGTGTATCGGCTCGTCTCTTGGCGAGGCGTGAGAAGCTCCAGGGGTTGTGGCAGTCGAGTACTGAGATTCGCTCATCGACACGATTGATCCAAGCCTCTGTCCCCGGCTTGCTGGGGGTTCGCTGCTTCTGCGGCTGTCCTCTTGGCTGCCGCTTCTGCTGGAGCGATGTTGATCAGTCCTTGGGGGGCTCGTGCGGTTGGAGCCTTCACCATCAGACATTTTCATCCTTTTCCCTGTATCCTTATCTAAGTAACCCGAATATCAGATCATGGTCGGAGCTGGCCCAACTGCAAATACTTGCGCAACATACCTTGAGGGGGAGAGCCATGCTTGGCTTTGAATTCTTGCAGGTACAGCATGTACTTCTTGTACTCGGGAGTTTTTTTGTACTCGGCAAGATCGCTTAGGTACCTCTCCTTGATCGCCTGCGCTTGGGACTCATAGGGCTCCTTTTCAGAAGCATTGAGGCTTTGCCAGTTCTCGCCAACAAGTTTGGCGATCTCGGTGAATGATAAATTTCGACCCTTCAGCTCCTCGCGCATCTTGTTTGAGAAGAGCACGTAAGCCGAGGGCGGCCGCTCTGGCGCATTTTCGTCAGGCTAGGTAACGTCAGCATCGTCGCTCTACCAAGGCACTTGAGCGAGTACAAACCTTGGGATGACGACGGTATTTCCGTTTGGTGACCACAAGGACACCTGCGTCCCGGGCATCTTGCCTGGAGGCATCCGGCCTCTGCGCGTCTTGAAGTCTCAGTTCTTCAATGCTTGGCTGGGTGGGCGAGACGAGAGAAGCATCCGGCGCAATGCCCCTTGTATTCGCAATCCGTCTTTGAAGTTTCTTTCCGCAAAACGTTAGCCACTTGACAAGTTTCCACCTAGATTTGGCGCCTCATACCCTTCTATGACCCAACTTCACTCCTAACGTGTCGCTATTCGCAGAGCTTCATGTCAGCATTGTCTCTCTTTAACCTTTTCTCTGTCCAAGTGTAAACATACAGATCGGACTCGGTAATATCCAAAATGGTTTCCCATGTGTCAAACCCTTGCTCGAGGAACGCATCCAAGTACTGGGCAAGGCCCAGCTCTCCAAAAACGGTCGACAGTAGTTGCGTCATTCAGCCTCGCTCGTGTACTGCTGAGGTATGGTGCTGGTTCGCGGTGTAACAGGCGTGTTTGTTTATTTGGACTCGAAGTTGTCTAGGTTCTTTCGTCCCGTGCCTTGGGCTCTCGAATCAGAGCGGGCCTGGAGAACGCGGCTCGGCTGTGTAAGCTGAAGCTATGGGACGGGGTCGTGGTGGTGCGCTCTCGGAGCTTCGGTAGGCGTGGACAAAAACAACACAGTGGACTGGAAGGGGACTGTATGTCAAGGGATGGTGGTCGAGAGGAATCGAGCTTCGCTGGCCGGTGGGTTCTTATGAGTGGGAGCCCCGAAACTCGCGATCGGGCTGTTGCTGCACGGCAAGTGTTGCTGGCTGGGGTGCTTCCCGTGGTGAAGTCTCAATGGGAATGTTAGACGGGATTCACAGCAAACATGGCATTCTTGAAGAGCAGCGGTGGCTATTGGGGGTGGGGTAGAGGTCAAGATCTCGATGACATGCTGAATTGGAGGAGAGACAGGAGCTGGTTGACGTGGGACGAAATCGGTATGGAAGTGGAAGGGTGTACAAGTGTGTCTGCTCGCTGGGAGGGCACAGGGTACTTACAGAATACAGACAGACCACGGAACCGGAGCCGGTGCAGGGAGCTCGGGGGATGCCAGGGGGTGTTTGCTCGAATGGGTTATGCCTAGTATAGAGGTACCCGTCGTCGGTGTCTCGCTGCGGAATGCTGGGCGTGGGATTAAAAAAATCGGCTTCGATCTGTGCTTGGGCCTGGACTTTGGCTGAAAAGCAGGAAATGGAGTGCGCAGGTTAATTATCTGGCGGGCAAGAGAATTGCGGTGTCAGCGACATGGGGATCAATATAGTACAAGCAGTACATATGTATGTACGTTAAAAGTCGAGGCAATCAATCCCAGTGCGTGGCTCCCAAAATTGGCTGATTTGTGGACAGCGGGTCAAGTTCCTAGGTACTCGTCTAGCCTCCTCGGGAAAGGACCGCCTGTGCTGGGTACCGCCGTACACTATGGACGTCTGAATTTTGGCGATAATTGTTACGCTGTCTTGGAGCTTCTCTTCCCTGCCAGAAAAGTACAGTTACAATCAGCACCGGATGCGAGGGCGCCATGTCTGCAGCACAGCGCCTTTCTCCACTGATGTTCgacctccagcagcagcaacatccagcagcagcagaaacagCAGTTTACCACCTGTCACTGTCTAACATTCGGCTTCAGTGGcggccagcagcagcccgcGGTACCCTTGTGGGAGATGGCCCGATCTACGGATCATAAGTTCGGTCATGGGCATTCTTCTTCAAAGATGGCAAAGTAACACCGGTGCGATTGGTCGACAGGCTGTTTGATCGAGATCTCAACGAAAACGGCCCATGGGCGGCAGGGCAATCTCGTTGTGGTGCTCGTATTGTTGGCCATTTCGCGTTAACCGTAGTTGATATGAATGCCATGATGACGACCAACCAAAGCGACATGGCAAACTCCAAACTCAGTCGGGGCGTTGGACAACGGAAGGGCACTTGGAGGGGGAAGCGAGCAAGGGGGATCTCGATCCTAATCGACACCATGAGGCacatgaaaaaaaaaacgtacGATAATGATGGATCAGCAGGGCTCCCCACCAATCAGAAGTCGCCCGCCCGCCACTTTCCCAAGCTGGCGTGGGAGGGCCGTCACGGACTCACGGCAGGGTGGCAGGCACCACCAGCCAGTAGCAAGCAGTGATTCACAACCCGCTCAGTTGTTTCTCAGAAAGGGAACACACCCCCTTCTGGTCCCAGCTGCGACGGGACCGACGGTatgtttttttccttctaTTCGCTGACCCGAGGTTCCTAATTGTGATCAGCTGCTACCAAAGTAAAGACACGATAGTTGGCGGAAAATACCGTTGGCCTACGAAGTAGCATACATAAACTATTCGCATGGAGGGGCATAGGGTAGATAGCCAGCAGGCACAATTATTCCTGATAATGTCAACCATCGACATTTTGCCCCGCGATCGAATCTTTTGCACATTATGCGATGCCACACCCACTCTGTATGTGTCATGTTCAAGGTTCGTAATGGGCAAAA is a window of Podospora pseudopauciseta strain CBS 411.78 chromosome 1, whole genome shotgun sequence DNA encoding:
- the PPE1 gene encoding Protein phosphatase methylesterase 1 (BUSCO:EOG09264E5J; COG:S; EggNog:ENOG503NYW4; MEROPS:MER0037853), which translates into the protein MSELQKKWAKARLSNTMQAHAYAPSQAMGTTAMPIPATTLQPPVGLPDFNELDEEDEDQFGSLSSIPNHPQDDDSSSASSVSSTGTVIPSPGRALFARPQGVPTRSSLDPIPWTTYFERELSLLSTDGTITYHVYLTSPDPPTPSTTNNPAPGAKPSTGGPLFVTHHGAGSSALSFAVLGSEIRKRLPSAGILSLDARGHGLTTITTPSPNEPTNLSLGTLSQDLCNAILLTAKAMSWPDIPPLILVGHSLGGAVVTELAYQPLLPPSVSLLGYAVLDVVEGSALDALQSMQTYLSTRPQGFHSLKEGIEWHVRSRTIRNSVSARVSVPALLVDTTTTTTQPQQQPPSTKVSKPWKWRTDLSSTQPFWQGWFVGLSKKFLGQGATGLGKGAGKMLLLAGTDRLDTELTIGQMQGKYALQVFPEAGHFIHEDLPEKTAVALVDFYRRNDRSALVLPPKVSELLAQGRRV
- a CDS encoding hypothetical protein (COG:S; EggNog:ENOG503NYNJ), with the protein product MMKTWIFRTGLAGLALANGVLGADILETVGFSNCNGTAAVSVQRVNIKYNNEDKSVTFDVAGSSSQIQNVTAVLNVTAYGQNIYSNAFDPCDAATFVDQLCPVPAGTFSAKGTQKIPEEFANLVPAIAFQIPDIAAMATLQLQSKESGERVACLEAQVSNGKTAVVPAVSYVAAGVAGAALIMSGISAAGAAFSGASAAASGASAGGMGTISPSFTEVFGWFQGMAMNGMMSVNYPNVYRSFSQNFGFSTGLVPWTQMQLSIDQFRNMTGGNLTEDSVEFLRGATLVYPDGSSSTPSGSALVKRAFDNFVHLARRQIEGIETSVNTTEPGVVPEGGAPTETIRVAVTGMQAYVQELSVPKSNTFMTVLLIVALVIAVIVVGVLLVKIILEFWALFGSFPKSLSGFRKHYWGSIGRAITHLILLLYGVWVLYCVFQFTNGDSWAAKTLAGITLFLFTGILAFFSFNIWRTARRLKKQEGDVAGLYDDKSIWVKYSLFYESYRKGCWWIFVPTIIYMFAKGFALAATDGNGMVQTSAQLIIEGVMLIVLIWSRPYERKSSNVINITIQVVRVLSVVCIFVFVEQFGIAQTTQTVAGVVLIAVQSALTGILAILIAWNAISACCKKNPHRQRRKEMEKMQRDTLTPLDARNSLLLDREKTAQSDLTDSFSLLKTGAPLGTVDMKQSLTRPVSSASSRYTPPPTQPQHTRDGSNDSSYFRSNNRESRQPRLPISVNGTVYHSHPNPYGGGAMGYGGGGHGPGGGYGYRG
- a CDS encoding hypothetical protein (EggNog:ENOG503P2G5; COG:K) yields the protein MTQLLSTVFGELGLAQYLDAFLEQGFDTWETILDITESDLDTLGVKLGHRRKLQRRIANTRGIAPDASLVSPTQPSIEELRLQDAQRPDASRQDARDAGVLVVTKRKYRRHPKPDENAPERPPSAYVLFSNKMREELKGRNLSFTEIAKLVGENWQSLNASEKEPYESQAQAIKERYLSDLAEYKKTPEYKKYMLYLQEFKAKHGSPPQDKDTGKRMKMSDGEGSNRTSPPRTDQHRSSRSGSQEDSRRSSEPPASRGQRLGSIVSMSESQYSTATTPGASHASPRDEPIHSPTISKTERHERSPALNSMEAPSQRTQNWRDEPPNMQRHLPSLSDVFEGQRFPGGMHSVEMNGYRFPREPLPSPNGHPGRIEGGDSRPPTLKSEQSTSGSTSSGSPFGQPRTPVDGQLPIHALLTSKPDHFDLSQQQHQQYPLQQRPPHIFQGGPYPSGAGTLPAINGYARPVLSQPPVTAHSSSVGYPSLASAQAPAHPRQSRHPHPQAGNPDAARLDGMSALLQAGEIVNRRAQ